In Rhodococcus qingshengii JCM 15477, the sequence GGGCGGTTATCTGGAATCGCGTCGTATCCACGACGTCTGCAAGGCCAACGGAATTGCCGTGTGGTGCGGCGGAATGCTCGAGACCGGAATCGGCAGGGCCGCCAACGTCGCGCTTGCCGCGCTCCCCGGATTTGTCCTACCAGGCGATACATCGGCTTCCGACCGGTACTTCGCCGAAGACATCACCGAGCCGTTCGTACTCGACAACGGTTACGTGAAGGTTCCGGAAGGACCGGGTATCGGCGTCGAACCGATCCCCGACCTGCTCGAAGCAATTACCACGTCGGTCGAATGGATCGGCATGGATCGGCTTTGACGAATCACTATGACACACTTCGTTCACCGGACGAAGGAGTGATAGACGTGGGCACCGTACGACCTCGCATCAGTTTGGTGCGGCTTCTCGAAGACGTGGGAACTACGGTGCTGAATCCGGTTGTCGGCGACCCGGAGGCGGTCCAGGAGATCGCCTCGGTGGTCATTCACGACCCCGACGACGACTCACCCTCGACACCGGACTCCATGGTGCTGCTCGTCGGCGTCACCGGAGGCGAACGTATCGCCGAGTCCGTGGCCGGCCTGGCCGAGCGCGGAGTACGCGTGGTGGTCGCGCGAGTGACCACCGAGGTCAGCGATGCGGACCGCGAATCCGTCATCGCCTCGGGCGTCGTGCTGTTGGCCTTGGCGCGTGGCGTCTCGTGGGTTCAGCTGACAAGCCTGCTTCATTCGGTGCTCTCGGCCCGAAACGAAGTCGGGCACATCCACTCACGCGGAGGCGGCCCGGCCGGCGATCTGTTCGCCTTCGCCAACGCTGTCAGCGCACTTCTCGATGCGCCGATCACGATCGAGGACCGCAGCTCACGGGTCATCGCCTTCTCCGGCCGCCAGGAAGAAGGAGACGGTCCACGTATCGCGACCGTTCTGGAGCGGCAAGTTCCTGACCAGTACATTCGAGTGCTCGAAGAGGCCGGGGTCTTCGACCGGCTCTATCGCAGCGACGATCCGGTGTGGGTCTCGGCCGAGACCCTCGGTACCAAAATGGGTCGTATCGCCGTGTCCATCAGAGCCGGCGACGAGTTCCTCGGCTCCATGTGGGTGGCAACCGGTGAGCCGATGTCCGACGACCGGATGCGTGCTCTGCGCGATTCTGCCGGGTTGATCGCGCTGCAGATGTTGCGGTTGCGCGGCGGTGCCGACGCCGAGCGCCGACTGCGCGCAGACCTGATCGCAACCCTTCTCGACGGTGGGTCAGGTGCGGTCGACGCGATGAATCGCCTCGGTCTCGGGACCGGCCCCGCACTCGTGATGGCTTTGGGTCGTAGGTCTTTCGAGGGATCGTCGAAGCCGGACGATGCCGCCCACGTGGTGCGACTGACCGACGCTCTGGCCATGCACCTCGGCGCCGTCCACTCGCAGTCGGCGGCAGCCTTGGTCAACGGAACCGGCTACGCGGTGCTGTCTGTACGAGGGCATTCCCCGGCCGAAGCCGAGTTGCAGGCGTTCCGTGTGGCCTCGGACTTCCTGGACCGCACCGGAGCGTCCGGCGACACGATCATCGGGATCGGCCGGGTCGTGACCAGACCGGCGCAGCTGAGCCGATCGAAGCGCGACGCCGAACATGCCCTCGAAGTGTTGTTGGCGGGACGAGCGTCGGGCAGCGTCGCCACCTTCAGTAGCGTCCACGTCGATGCCATCCTGTTGGAGATCGCGTCGGAAGCTGCAGCCGAAGGGTTCTCGGACCTCGGACCGATCGAGGCGATCGCCAGCCACGACGCCGCTCATGCGACCTCGTTCGTCGACACTCTCGATGCGTGGCTCAACGCGTTCGGTGATGTCGGTGACGCCGCGGCGTCATTGCACGTGCACCCCAACACCTTTCGGTATCGTCTCAGCAAGTTGAAGGGTATGGCCGCGTTGGATCTCGACGACCCCAACGTCCGCTTCCGGTTGATGGTGCATCTTCGTCTGCGCGGTCCACGCTAGCTCGAAAGCCGAAAAATGCGGGTCGCACTGATTTCTCAGCGCGACCCGCATTCTTTGTCAGTGGGTTCGGATCAGCTGTTGTTGCGAAGTGCTTCGACAGCGATGCGGCCGACGGTTCCGATGGAGGCGTCGATCTTCGGGGCGCGGTGGGTGAGCTCGTGGGACTTGGTGAAGACACCGACGGCGTAACGCTTGCCGTCCGGGTACGCCACGACGCCGGCTTCGTTTCGTACCAGTCCCAGCGTTCCGGTCTTGGCGGCGACAGTGACCTCGTCGGGGAAACCGGACGAAAGGCGGTGCGGCCAGACCTGCTTGCTCATGATGGTTCGGACCTCTTCACAAGCCGATGCGGGGCCGGCTTCATCCCTCCAGATTGCAGCCAGCAACATTGTGATCTCACGAGGAGTACTGGAATTGGAGCGGGCGGGATCCATGACGGAAATTGTCCGAAGAATTTCGATGGGGGGCATTTCCAGCAAGGTGCCCTTGTCGACGCCGAGGTCGTCGTAGACCGTCTTGAAGAGGCCTCGGCAGTCACGGACCAAGTTGGTCTTCTCCAAACCGAGCCCGCGCAGCGTTGCGACGATGTTGTCGAGTCCGAGACGCTCGTACAAGAAATCCGTGGCGGCGTTGTCGCTGAAGCTCATCATGAGCAGAGCGAGGTCTCGCCAGCTTGCAGTCACGTCGTCGGCGCAGCCGCCGATACCGATGCCGCCGGAGCGGAACTCGGCGGTCACCGTGGCGTGCTCGGTCGGATCAAGGGTGCCTGCCGCTACTTCACGGGCGTACTGAAGCACAACAGGAATCTTGAAAACGGAGGCGAGGATGACACCTTCGTCCGCGCCGTAGCCGAACTCTTCGCCGGAATCGATGTCGCGTGCGTGGACGTAGGCATCGGTCTTCGCTTCGGCGAGTACAGCAGCGATCTCCTGCTGTGCGCTCTCAACGTACGTGGCGGTTTCGGTCATTCGAGAAGCCCTTTCGTCGGTATCCATGTATCTGGGTTATTCGTGGATCTGACGATAGTGAGTCGACGACGGGGGGTCTTGTACGAATCGACGAAGGTTGGCGCACGGTTCGGTGCTGATACGCCGAATCATCCGGGCGTCGGGGTGTTCTCCGGATCAGGACGCATAAGTTTCGAGGCGACATCCGACCAGTTCGGCGACGTCGCTGCGTCGCTTGTCGGAGACCACGCCTGCCAACAGGAGGGTGAACAATTCGTCGATACGGTCGTTCAAATCGCTTCGTCTGGTGAGCACGTTCGAAACCAGTTGAACGCCGGTGAATGCCGAGATCACTACGCGACCCACCGATTCCGGCTCCACATCGTCGCGGATGTCGCCTTCGAGCTTCGCGGCCTCGGCCAGTTTTCGAAGCTCGCGGATCCACGCGACGTACGGGCCTTGCGAACCGTCGGCAGAGGCCAACTCGAGGGTAAGTCGGATTCCCGCACGAACAATAGGTTCTGCGACGAGTTGGCGGCCCATCTCGTGGCACACCATGACGAGCTGTTCCAGTGCCGGTGCGCCTGTGGCTGCAACTGCGGTGAAGGCACTGATCGAGATCTGGTGCTGTTCTTCGATCACCGCCTGAGCCAGTTCGTCTTTGGACGAGAAGTGAAAATAGACCGCGCCCTTGGTCATCTGCGCCGCGGACACGATGTCATTCATGCTCGTGCTGCCGTACCCCGTGACTTCGAACCGATCAGCAGCACCTTGAAGAATCTGTCGGCGACTGATCTTGGCACGTTCCTGCATTGCTCCCTTGTCCTCCGACTGTTAACACGTGAACCAGTTTTAGGGCCCTAGGTCCCGGACCAGCGACCCACGGTAGCAGCGAATCTCGTGCTCGCGCGACAGCGCGAAACGGACTGTTCGGTGTGCAATCGCAGGTCACGGTCGGTAGGAGCGACAAATGCGACCGCCGCAACCTCCGTTGGAGGCTGCGGCGGGGAGTCCAGTTATCGGCCAGCGAAATTCGGTCGAAGGTATGCGATCAACGAGTCGAGACAGTTGCCTCGAAGCCGAGGTCGCGTAGCGCCGACTTGAGTTTGGTCTGTGCCTCGTCGAGAGATTCGGGTGACGGCGAGGTGTCGGCGCCACTGATGTCGAAGTTCCCCATGTCGTATGCGGGGAAAACATGAACGTGAAGATGCGGAACTTCCAGACCTGCGATGAGGAGACCCGCCCGAGGCGCGTCGAACGCCTTCCGCACGGCTTGGCCGAGGTTGCGGGCAACAGCGGTGACCTTGGCAAAGAGTTCAGGATCCACGTCCTGCCACTGATCGACCTCGGCTCGCGGAACCACAAGCACGTGGCCCTGCGTTACCGGCGCGATGGTCAAGAACGCGACGACGTCCTCGTCCTCCCACACGAAACGTCCTGGTAGATCCCCGTTGATGATGGCACTGAAGACTGAAGGCATACCCCGAGATTAGCCCGCGTCCGGTTGCCAGGAAACTCCCAGGCTGGACGCAGGTTCGTCGGAGCCGGCCCGACAAATCTAGGACGCATGACGACAGAAGCCATGCAGACCGCGGGCAGCACGGACGCAGAGGAGGTCTCCGCGACGACTGTAGTGCTGGACGTGGTCGTCCCGGTATACAACGAAGAGGCAGGCCTCGAGACGTGCGTGCGGCGCCTGCGCCGGCATTTACGCACGCAGGTGCCATTCTCTGCACGAATTACCATCGCGGACAACGCCAGTGTCGACGGCACGTTGGCACTCGCACGTTCCCTCGCCGAAGAATTCGACGACGTCCGGGTCGTCCACCTGGATGCGAAGGGTCGTGGTCGAGCACTGCGGCAGGTATGGAGCGACTCCGATGCCGACGTGGTCGCGTACATGGACGTCGACCTCTCGACCGACCTCAACGCCCTGATGCCGTTGATTGCTCCGTTGCTCTCCGGACACTCGGACATCGCCATCGGTTCCCGGCTGGCACGATCGTCCCGCGTGGTGCGCGGCCCCAAGCGTGAGTTCATCTCACGTAGCTACAACCTCATCCTCCGAAGCGCACTGCATGCTCGCTTCTCCGACGCCCAGTGCGGATTCAA encodes:
- a CDS encoding PucR family transcriptional regulator encodes the protein MGTVRPRISLVRLLEDVGTTVLNPVVGDPEAVQEIASVVIHDPDDDSPSTPDSMVLLVGVTGGERIAESVAGLAERGVRVVVARVTTEVSDADRESVIASGVVLLALARGVSWVQLTSLLHSVLSARNEVGHIHSRGGGPAGDLFAFANAVSALLDAPITIEDRSSRVIAFSGRQEEGDGPRIATVLERQVPDQYIRVLEEAGVFDRLYRSDDPVWVSAETLGTKMGRIAVSIRAGDEFLGSMWVATGEPMSDDRMRALRDSAGLIALQMLRLRGGADAERRLRADLIATLLDGGSGAVDAMNRLGLGTGPALVMALGRRSFEGSSKPDDAAHVVRLTDALAMHLGAVHSQSAAALVNGTGYAVLSVRGHSPAEAELQAFRVASDFLDRTGASGDTIIGIGRVVTRPAQLSRSKRDAEHALEVLLAGRASGSVATFSSVHVDAILLEIASEAAAEGFSDLGPIEAIASHDAAHATSFVDTLDAWLNAFGDVGDAAASLHVHPNTFRYRLSKLKGMAALDLDDPNVRFRLMVHLRLRGPR
- a CDS encoding serine hydrolase, with protein sequence MTETATYVESAQQEIAAVLAEAKTDAYVHARDIDSGEEFGYGADEGVILASVFKIPVVLQYAREVAAGTLDPTEHATVTAEFRSGGIGIGGCADDVTASWRDLALLMMSFSDNAATDFLYERLGLDNIVATLRGLGLEKTNLVRDCRGLFKTVYDDLGVDKGTLLEMPPIEILRTISVMDPARSNSSTPREITMLLAAIWRDEAGPASACEEVRTIMSKQVWPHRLSSGFPDEVTVAAKTGTLGLVRNEAGVVAYPDGKRYAVGVFTKSHELTHRAPKIDASIGTVGRIAVEALRNNS
- a CDS encoding ScbR family autoregulator-binding transcription factor, whose protein sequence is MQERAKISRRQILQGAADRFEVTGYGSTSMNDIVSAAQMTKGAVYFHFSSKDELAQAVIEEQHQISISAFTAVAATGAPALEQLVMVCHEMGRQLVAEPIVRAGIRLTLELASADGSQGPYVAWIRELRKLAEAAKLEGDIRDDVEPESVGRVVISAFTGVQLVSNVLTRRSDLNDRIDELFTLLLAGVVSDKRRSDVAELVGCRLETYAS
- a CDS encoding HIT family protein — protein: MPSVFSAIINGDLPGRFVWEDEDVVAFLTIAPVTQGHVLVVPRAEVDQWQDVDPELFAKVTAVARNLGQAVRKAFDAPRAGLLIAGLEVPHLHVHVFPAYDMGNFDISGADTSPSPESLDEAQTKLKSALRDLGFEATVSTR